A region of Magnetococcales bacterium DNA encodes the following proteins:
- a CDS encoding general secretion pathway protein GspK: MSKVCNHQLECARYHTPDIMMMQHIAQPSMKSSSQAGMVLLVTLAAMALLIPLVYTGMESQRFHLRQVQQELDLEIAHRRAESMLDKVMQILVKDGSQDRAVDHLNEEWAKSISLTGTENDTVEALLEDTARRWNLNAVKKPNGQINTELRTVLTRLFEREGISLELLESLTERLGPIDLTTEEQKPPTGNSPPMIAKPPLQAMEELLQIKGWNTVVLQKLQQFVTVNENCTNSRLNINTASSKTLEPLAPDQNWQHVEEIRKATPIMQLTNLGAVGVILAPEMASLLTVTSHCHVAHIRSRVNSSHGILTVWMVRNRTQVTITKTRWNG, from the coding sequence CAACCACCAACTGGAGTGCGCCAGGTACCACACCCCTGACATCATGATGATGCAACATATTGCCCAACCCTCCATGAAGTCCTCCAGCCAGGCAGGCATGGTATTGCTGGTAACGCTCGCCGCCATGGCCCTGCTGATACCCCTCGTCTACACCGGAATGGAATCACAGAGATTTCACCTGCGGCAGGTCCAACAAGAACTTGACCTTGAAATCGCTCACCGTCGTGCCGAATCCATGCTGGACAAGGTGATGCAGATTCTGGTCAAGGATGGCTCTCAAGACCGTGCAGTAGACCATTTGAATGAAGAATGGGCCAAATCCATTTCCCTGACCGGTACTGAAAATGATACGGTGGAAGCCTTGTTGGAAGACACCGCCCGACGTTGGAATCTCAATGCCGTAAAAAAGCCGAACGGCCAAATCAATACTGAATTACGCACCGTCTTGACAAGATTATTCGAAAGAGAGGGGATTTCTTTAGAATTATTGGAAAGTCTCACTGAGCGGCTTGGTCCCATCGATCTGACCACGGAGGAACAGAAACCACCAACCGGCAACTCTCCGCCCATGATCGCCAAACCACCATTGCAGGCCATGGAAGAATTGCTACAGATCAAAGGTTGGAATACAGTCGTCTTGCAGAAATTGCAACAATTTGTCACCGTCAATGAAAACTGCACCAACAGTCGCTTGAATATCAATACGGCCTCCAGCAAAACCCTGGAACCGCTCGCTCCTGACCAGAATTGGCAACATGTTGAGGAAATACGGAAAGCAACACCAATCATGCAGTTGACGAATCTTGGTGCAGTTGGTGTGATACTTGCCCCCGAAATGGCCAGCCTGCTCACCGTCACCAGTCACTGCCATGTCGCGCACATACGGTCCCGGGTCAATTCGAGCCACGGCATCCTGACAGTCTGGATGGTTCGCAATCGCACTCAGGTGACAATCACCAAAACGAGATGGAACGGATGA